One region of Oxalobacteraceae bacterium OTU3CAMAD1 genomic DNA includes:
- a CDS encoding sterol desaturase family protein — MEYKVISQVGTAVQETSDLLKQSGPLSKGVGLASGVLALTLAILSLLGVAAFHYPQYLTTPELRQAYSPDVIRHILFAALVLSGSISLLNVLFKRRRSLNAVAGALVLISVAAGGSHVPVADFPDHTPYIGLDWFILDLLGSTIIFAALEKLFPLYKGQLLFRKEWQTDIIHFAFNHFIVGLALLTVNFAIHGLFGWMLNDSVHDAVQAIPFIPQLLLCILVADLVQYWFHRSYHEVPFLWRFHAVHHSAKTMDWLAGSRQHMLELICTRVGVLGGLYVLGFEKSVMDAYILIVGFQAVFNHANVHLPWGPLKYVLVTPDFHHWHHSSDDVAIDRNYAAHYAFLDHLFGTAIKGQKGFPEKYGVQGDYMPDGFVNQQKFPFTPQK, encoded by the coding sequence ATGGAATACAAAGTCATCAGTCAGGTCGGTACCGCGGTTCAGGAGACGAGCGACCTGCTCAAGCAAAGCGGACCCCTGTCGAAGGGAGTCGGATTAGCCAGCGGCGTGCTGGCGTTGACGCTGGCGATACTGTCTTTGCTTGGCGTGGCGGCGTTCCACTACCCGCAATACTTGACCACGCCCGAACTGCGCCAGGCCTACTCGCCAGATGTGATACGCCATATCCTGTTTGCCGCGCTGGTGCTGTCCGGCTCGATCAGCCTGCTCAATGTGCTCTTCAAGCGCAGGCGTAGCCTCAACGCGGTGGCGGGCGCGCTCGTGCTGATCAGCGTAGCGGCCGGCGGTTCCCACGTGCCTGTCGCCGATTTCCCCGACCACACGCCGTACATTGGCCTGGACTGGTTCATCCTCGATCTGCTCGGCTCCACCATCATCTTCGCCGCGCTGGAAAAACTCTTCCCGCTCTACAAAGGCCAGCTGCTATTCCGCAAGGAGTGGCAGACCGACATCATTCACTTTGCCTTCAACCACTTCATCGTCGGACTAGCGTTGCTAACGGTGAACTTCGCCATCCACGGGCTGTTCGGCTGGATGCTGAACGATAGCGTGCATGACGCGGTTCAAGCCATTCCATTCATTCCACAGCTGCTGCTATGCATCCTGGTGGCCGACCTGGTTCAATACTGGTTCCACCGCAGCTATCACGAGGTGCCATTCCTGTGGCGGTTCCATGCGGTACATCATTCGGCCAAGACCATGGATTGGCTGGCCGGTTCGCGCCAGCATATGCTCGAACTGATCTGCACCCGTGTGGGTGTCCTGGGCGGGCTGTACGTACTTGGCTTTGAGAAAAGCGTGATGGATGCCTACATCCTCATCGTCGGCTTCCAGGCGGTGTTCAACCATGCGAATGTGCATCTGCCGTGGGGACCATTGAAGTACGTGCTCGTCACGCCGGATTTCCATCACTGGCATCATTCTTCCGACGACGTCGCCATCGACCGTAACTACGCGGCGCACTACGCCTTCCTGGATCACTTGTTCGGCACCGCCATCAAGGGTCAAAAGGGCTTCCCGGAAAAATATGGCGTGCAGGGCGACTACATGCCGGATGGGTTTGTGAACCAGCAGAAGTTCCCGTTCACCCCGCAAAAATAG
- a CDS encoding TonB-dependent receptor: MIKLSKMHKRLLALSAVMPIGSAFAQAAATDAQLETVVVTAQRRAENIKDVPVSVTLLKDEKLDVLLSGGQDIRLLAGKVASLNVESSNGRTFPRFYVRGYGNTDFSTFASQPVSLVYDDVVQENGILKGFPMFDMAGVEVLRGPQGTLFGRNTPAGVVKFESAKPNLKQVEGYYSLSWASHNTVNLEAAANVPLSSEWAMRVSTLRQHRDDFVDNTFTGAKDSLEGYNEHAERVQFLYSPSTTFNALFNVHARSTSGSARLFRANIIKKGTNDFADGYNFNQIATNGQNGQELTTNGANARLTWDLGSVKLFSITGYEGVDNYASRGDIDGGNPAGPGFIPFQVETRGGLTGLNQYSQEFRVESKNAGPLNWQTGVYYFKESADGFSDNFNSTSGAQTSHLASHQTNKAAAVFGSVTYDLSKDLILRGGLRYTHDEKEFRTVEAQNVVLAGPQSIDESKSKASWDMSLTYKISPDVSSYARVATGFRAPSIAAASASVPITVADAETITSYEAGVKADLFNRRARASFSVYNYEVKNQQLTVVGGNSNVTRLINAAKTDGRGVEADFEAFITPAFKVSAGGSYNFTKIKDPSLSVAKCGSCTVTDPLNAAGRVDINGNPLPQAPKYILNATARYNWALENGNLFVLTDWSYRSKINFFLYEAKEFTGKSMVEGGLRVGYNWDGGKYEVAAFARNITDTQRIIGAIDFNNLTGMVNEPRQFGVQFKGGF, translated from the coding sequence ATGATCAAATTGTCTAAGATGCACAAGCGCCTACTGGCGTTGAGCGCTGTTATGCCTATCGGTTCCGCTTTCGCGCAAGCCGCCGCGACCGATGCGCAACTGGAAACCGTTGTCGTGACGGCCCAGCGCCGCGCCGAGAACATCAAGGACGTGCCGGTGTCGGTCACCTTGCTCAAGGACGAGAAGCTGGACGTGCTGCTGTCCGGCGGCCAGGACATCCGCCTGCTGGCAGGCAAAGTGGCATCGCTGAACGTTGAATCGTCGAACGGCCGTACCTTCCCGCGCTTCTACGTTCGCGGCTACGGCAACACCGACTTCAGCACCTTCGCCTCGCAGCCGGTTTCGCTGGTGTATGACGACGTGGTGCAGGAAAACGGCATCCTCAAAGGCTTCCCGATGTTTGACATGGCCGGCGTGGAAGTGCTGCGCGGCCCGCAGGGCACCCTGTTCGGCCGCAACACCCCGGCCGGCGTGGTCAAGTTCGAATCGGCAAAGCCGAACCTGAAACAGGTCGAAGGCTACTACAGCCTGTCGTGGGCCTCGCACAACACCGTCAACCTCGAGGCGGCCGCCAACGTGCCGCTGTCGAGCGAGTGGGCGATGCGCGTATCGACCCTGCGCCAGCACCGCGACGACTTCGTCGACAACACCTTCACCGGCGCCAAGGATTCGCTGGAAGGCTACAACGAACACGCCGAGCGCGTGCAGTTCCTGTACAGCCCGAGCACCACTTTCAACGCCCTGTTCAACGTGCACGCGCGGTCGACCAGCGGCAGCGCGCGCCTGTTCCGCGCCAACATCATCAAGAAGGGCACCAACGACTTCGCCGATGGTTACAACTTCAACCAGATCGCCACCAACGGCCAGAACGGCCAGGAGCTGACCACCAACGGCGCCAACGCCCGCCTGACCTGGGACCTCGGCTCGGTCAAGCTGTTCTCGATCACCGGCTACGAAGGCGTGGATAACTACGCCAGTCGTGGCGACATCGACGGCGGCAACCCGGCAGGTCCTGGCTTCATCCCGTTCCAGGTCGAGACCCGTGGCGGCCTGACCGGCCTGAACCAGTACAGCCAGGAATTCCGCGTCGAATCGAAGAACGCGGGTCCGCTGAACTGGCAGACCGGCGTCTACTACTTCAAGGAAAGCGCCGACGGCTTCAGCGACAACTTCAACAGCACCAGCGGCGCGCAAACTTCGCACCTGGCCAGCCATCAGACCAACAAGGCGGCTGCCGTGTTCGGTTCGGTGACCTACGATCTGTCCAAGGACTTGATCCTGCGCGGCGGCCTGCGCTACACGCACGACGAGAAGGAATTCCGCACCGTCGAAGCCCAGAACGTGGTGCTGGCCGGCCCGCAGTCGATCGACGAGAGCAAGAGCAAAGCCAGCTGGGATATGAGCCTGACCTACAAGATCAGCCCGGACGTGAGCTCGTACGCCCGCGTGGCGACCGGCTTCCGCGCGCCGAGTATCGCTGCCGCCTCGGCATCGGTGCCAATCACCGTGGCCGACGCCGAAACCATCACTTCGTATGAAGCCGGCGTCAAGGCCGACCTGTTCAACCGCCGCGCGCGCGCTTCGTTCAGCGTCTACAACTACGAAGTGAAGAACCAGCAGCTGACCGTGGTCGGTGGTAACTCCAACGTCACCCGTCTTATCAACGCCGCCAAGACCGACGGTCGCGGCGTCGAAGCGGACTTCGAGGCGTTCATCACGCCGGCGTTCAAGGTCTCGGCTGGCGGTTCGTACAACTTCACCAAGATCAAGGACCCGAGCCTGTCCGTGGCCAAGTGCGGTTCGTGCACCGTGACCGATCCGCTCAACGCGGCCGGCCGCGTCGACATCAACGGCAACCCGCTGCCGCAGGCGCCGAAGTACATCCTGAACGCGACCGCGCGCTACAACTGGGCGCTGGAGAACGGCAACCTGTTCGTGCTGACCGACTGGTCGTATCGCAGCAAGATTAACTTCTTCCTGTACGAAGCCAAGGAATTCACCGGCAAGTCGATGGTTGAAGGCGGCCTGCGCGTGGGCTACAACTGGGATGGCGGCAAGTACGAAGTGGCCGCTTTCGCGCGCAACATCACCGACACCCAGCGCATCATCGGCGCCATCGACTTCAACAACCTGACCGGCATGGTGAACGAGCCGCGTCAGTTCGGTGTGCAGTTCAAGGGCGGTTTCTGA
- a CDS encoding potassium channel family protein — MNTPYPDPERLWSLPPHSFNEWRAQNDLPQLFEYLRGLLPGFGDWLDLLPFGMDVALRIIPTGDLFKGEKNKVVFRRPCDFPNISVIECREGDMDAARDWWRERHREIEILGEIEPYFKWAKRTLGRKRFFTWDKANQQVTDEFRYGSWSGLNVEGCVTQAHLFRDFVVLKLGQTTLKRSVVIGSRNLDFCDLDYLTVEEDFHGSYWTTISYSSLREITFLNTEIAFFTFYKCALNKFIAKGAKLQDFYFEETDVQALRLSDSFVYRMGFVESAMAPLIQNCELRELKFSPRKVSSPVQVATTYRLLRAAYQSSGLRQEASDCYYRERVFERKSYFHPYYADTKAFRGIPHGGRLTAVMDSYRRGLYNQEDLPRELYKAAISKLKMHLMPKYLAPLMRSRLRWLASGFEWLIWGYGERPSRIVFVALGVIMSYAGVYSVLKWPNDKGIAVPMDLWDSAYFSIVTFTTLGYGDILPKTILLKYLAGSEALIGAFTIGLIVAGFSNRSRY, encoded by the coding sequence ATGAATACACCCTATCCCGACCCAGAGCGACTCTGGAGCTTGCCGCCCCATAGTTTCAATGAGTGGCGGGCACAAAATGACCTGCCCCAGCTCTTTGAGTACTTACGAGGGCTGCTCCCGGGGTTCGGAGATTGGCTCGACTTGTTGCCGTTCGGCATGGATGTAGCCCTCCGGATAATTCCCACTGGAGATCTTTTTAAGGGTGAGAAGAACAAGGTTGTTTTCAGAAGGCCCTGCGACTTCCCGAATATCAGCGTGATCGAATGCAGAGAGGGCGACATGGATGCTGCCAGAGACTGGTGGCGTGAGCGTCACCGTGAGATTGAAATTCTTGGAGAAATTGAGCCGTATTTTAAATGGGCCAAGAGGACACTTGGGCGGAAGCGCTTCTTTACCTGGGACAAAGCAAACCAGCAGGTGACCGACGAGTTCCGCTACGGCAGCTGGTCGGGACTCAACGTTGAAGGCTGCGTTACGCAGGCCCACCTTTTTCGGGACTTCGTCGTTCTTAAACTCGGTCAGACAACGCTAAAGCGCTCTGTCGTCATTGGGTCGCGGAATCTCGATTTTTGTGACCTCGATTACTTAACGGTAGAGGAAGATTTCCATGGCTCATATTGGACGACCATCAGCTACAGCTCGCTGAGGGAAATCACCTTCTTAAATACTGAAATCGCATTCTTCACGTTCTACAAGTGTGCGCTTAACAAGTTCATCGCGAAGGGGGCGAAGCTTCAAGATTTCTACTTCGAAGAGACGGACGTACAAGCGCTACGCCTAAGCGATTCCTTTGTCTATCGCATGGGTTTCGTAGAGTCCGCTATGGCGCCCCTCATTCAAAACTGCGAATTGCGGGAATTGAAATTCTCGCCAAGAAAGGTCAGCTCGCCAGTGCAAGTCGCGACTACCTATCGACTGCTTCGAGCAGCATATCAAAGTAGCGGGCTTCGGCAGGAAGCCTCTGATTGTTACTACAGGGAGCGAGTCTTCGAACGGAAGTCGTATTTTCATCCTTACTATGCCGACACAAAGGCGTTTCGAGGCATACCGCACGGAGGACGGCTGACTGCGGTAATGGACTCGTATCGCAGGGGGCTTTACAACCAAGAAGACCTGCCTCGCGAGCTCTATAAGGCTGCCATTTCGAAGCTGAAGATGCACCTAATGCCTAAGTACCTCGCGCCACTGATGAGGTCTCGGCTCCGCTGGCTTGCGTCAGGATTCGAATGGTTGATTTGGGGGTACGGGGAACGCCCGTCAAGAATTGTTTTTGTTGCATTGGGAGTGATCATGTCGTATGCGGGCGTATACAGTGTGCTCAAATGGCCGAACGACAAGGGTATTGCTGTCCCCATGGACCTATGGGATAGCGCCTATTTCTCGATTGTGACGTTCACGACCCTTGGCTACGGGGACATATTGCCGAAAACGATCCTGCTAAAGTACCTAGCAGGGTCCGAAGCGCTGATTGGGGCGTTTACGATAGGACTGATCGTAGCCGGTTTCTCCAACCGTAGCAGATACTAG
- a CDS encoding DUF3334 family protein has translation MSEEKDVVYGTEDLLMSLCNSVARVLNVATQSKVNYSGMVQRITKTGLKPDIGCFVMFDGGFTGLVVLNFAADTAMEIYERYMLHMGMPKSELASSHTSDEVSNIMGELMNQIVGDFTGKVRRELQTNITQNQPKMLVLTKQVMLSVDTPLDRPEMRRVTFYTEKNNIFYLELAIDRTEFIKLYDFDSAEHDPQTLIDDAYNKDNASTPSPVDDPDDNSDLLKSLGM, from the coding sequence ATGAGCGAAGAAAAGGATGTCGTGTACGGTACAGAAGATTTGTTGATGAGTTTGTGTAACTCGGTGGCCCGCGTGCTGAATGTCGCCACGCAAAGCAAAGTGAATTATTCCGGCATGGTGCAAAGGATCACCAAGACCGGCCTGAAGCCGGACATCGGTTGCTTCGTGATGTTCGACGGCGGCTTCACCGGCCTAGTGGTGCTCAACTTCGCCGCCGATACCGCGATGGAAATCTACGAGCGCTACATGCTGCACATGGGCATGCCGAAGTCCGAGCTGGCCAGTTCGCATACCTCCGACGAGGTGTCCAACATCATGGGCGAGCTGATGAACCAGATCGTCGGCGACTTCACCGGCAAGGTGCGGCGCGAGCTGCAGACCAACATCACGCAGAACCAGCCGAAGATGCTGGTGCTGACCAAGCAGGTGATGCTGAGCGTCGACACGCCGCTGGACCGTCCGGAAATGCGCCGCGTCACCTTCTACACCGAGAAGAACAACATCTTCTACCTGGAGCTGGCGATCGACCGTACCGAGTTCATCAAGCTGTATGACTTTGATTCGGCCGAGCACGATCCACAAACGCTGATCGACGACGCCTACAACAAGGACAACGCGTCGACACCGTCCCCGGTGGACGACCCCGACGACAACTCGGACCTGCTCAAATCGTTGGGCATGTAA